Genomic DNA from bacterium:
TCTCCATCAAAAATGGAAAAGAGGAAGACTGGATGTTCAGCCAGATTTCCAAAGAGGATTTGTTTGGGATATTGGAAGAGCAAGCAGGTTGATAGAATCTGTTTTGCTGGATATTCCTCTTCCGATAATTTATTTATCCCAGGAACAAGACGGCAAAGAATATGTTATTGATGGCCAACAGAGATTAACTTCATTTTTTTCATTTATCGATGGAACACTTCCTGACCCGCAGTTACCTTTTGGTAAAGAGTTTCGATTAGCCGGACTGAATGTATTCACTGAACTTTCAGGTAAATACTTCAAAGATTTACCCGAGGAATTACAAGAAAAAATTCTCTACTACAAAATCAGAACAATCACCTTTAGAAAAGAATCCGACCAAGAATTGAAGTTTGAAGTCTTTGAAAGACTTAACACAGGATCCGTGTCATTAAATGATCAGGAATTAAGAAACTGTATTTATAGAGGGAAGTACAATGATCTGCTTTGGGAATTATCGCAGGAAAAAATATTTCAGGAATTGTTGGGAATAAAAAAGCCAGAAAAAAGAATGAGGGATGTTGAACTAGTCCTACGTTTTGCTTCTTTTTATCATAACACTTACTTTAATTACAAATCTCCTATTAAAAAGTTTCTAAACACTGAGATGGAGAAGAATAGAAACATCTCTGATAAAGAGGCCGCTGAGTTGAGAATTGTTTTTAAGAATGCAATAACAACTATAAAATCAATGCTGGGTGAGCACGCTTTCAAAAGATTTTATCCGGGAGACTCTCGTTCGATTAACGGATATTGGGAACCAAAGAAATTTAATGCATCGCTATATGATATTCTTATGGATTCATTTGCAAGAAGGGATAAAAATAAAGTATATCAGAATCTGGATGCTATCAGAGAAGCATATATAAATTTAATGACTTCCGACCAGGGGTTTGTAGATTCGATTGAATTATCAACAAGCTCAAAGCAAGCAATAACTGCAAGGTTTTCAAAATGGAATATGGTACTTGATGAGATTGTAAACATTTCTGAGAGGGAGCCTCGCTTATTTTCATTAAAACTTAAAGAAAAATTATTTAAGGCTAATCCATATTGTGCCTTATGTAATAATAAAATTAGTTCGTTAGATGATGCTGCGGTAGATCATATTCAACAGTATTGGAAAGGTGGGCAAACTATTCCAGAGAATGCGAGATTAACTCATAGATTTTGTAATAATGCGAGAGAGCGTGGACAGGAAATACCAACTGGTGTGCATCCCACAGGCGGGACAGTAGTTAGGCGAACAAGAAGGCACGTTGAACGAATAATTACAATTGATGGTGACAGAATTCATTGTAAAAATTCATTAGGTGTTCTTGTTGAAACTGCTAACTGGTTAATAAGAAAAGGAAAATTAAAACCTTCAATGTGTCCCATAAGATTCTGGACTAAAGGACAGGGTTATTTGATAAATACTACACCATATCACGGCGATGGAAGAAAGTTTCACAAGGGTGGAGAAAAGTTGTTGAATAATCTTTACTTGGATAAAAATTGGCCTCAAGAAAAATGTATTAGGTGGTCGAAAGAACTTCTAAACTATTGTGGGATGATACCCTCATCCTATGACCTTGATGAATAAATAAAATTAAGGAAAATATTATTGTGAATTCATTTGCAAACTATAAAGACGAGTTCGATAAAAAATTCGGTAATAGCAAAGATTTTGATTGTTTTTTACCAGTGGATATCTCACTAAACAAAAAGGTAATTATAAAAGGAGTTAATGGTAAACCAAATGAAGAATACTATAAATGGCAATTCCTATCTGCACTAGTGAATTCTGGAATGTTTATTAAAGATTTTATAGGCACTGAAGTATACTTTCCTAAAGGTAATAAAAACTCAGCACCTATAAAATTTGATGGAGCCATCTTTGATGATAAAGAATGGTTTGATTACTATCAAAGTTGGAGAACTAAGAAGGACCAGAAAGATCTAGATTGGCTTCGATCACATTTAATTGTTGTTATGGAGTTTAAGAAGGAGGATGGAAAAGATATTGAAACAGTTTACAACCAACAGTTAAAACCTGCAATAAAAGAAAGTGAAAGAGATTTCTGTCTTGGAGTCTTATATGACACTGGGCGACTTTTTCTATTTAGAAAACAGAATAACAAATTTTTAAGACTGAGTGATGAGTATAATCTAAAGGGAGAAAGTAGCGGGACAAAGGATCTCTCATTACATCTTCCTGATCCTTATCGCAACATCCCTACTTTTGAAGAATTAGAAAATTGGATAAGTCCTAAAACAATTGACCGCTCTAACAGAACAATTTATGATTTGGACATTGTGTCTGGTATTTATTCAAAGCAGGTAAATGACGTAATGTCAAATGTATTGCGAAGAATGGATAAACATGGTTTAGTGAATCAAAAGGGATATGAAATTCTCATACAGATTTTAGCACTAAAAATATTTGATGAAAAACGAAACGAAAGATATCCAAACAAACTGCTTACTTTTTACATATCCAATGAAGAAAGAAATTATAAATCTCTTAATGATAAAAATGCCCAGGAGTTTATCAAGAGAATTTTAAAACTTCGCGAGGAGTCAGAAAGTAAATACACTAGAATTTTACAAGACAACCCACTGAATGTAATGAATGAAAATCATGTTCGTGTATTAGTGGAAGTGGTTTATCAGTTTCAAGATTATTCTTTTGTCCTTTCTAGTAAAACGGATCTTTATCAATTAGTTTTTCATCGTTTTGCTGCTGAGTTTTCAAAGCAGCAAAATGCACAGTTTGTTACTCCACTTCCAATTATTGATTTTCTTGTCAATATAATTAATCCACGAAATGGCGAGACTATAATTGATCCAACAGTTGGAATCGCAGATTTTCTTTCAGTTGCCTATGTAAATTCTCAAAGCAAACTTGATGATAAAAATATTTATGGATTAGAAATAGATCCACAAATGATAATGTTAGCGACTCTCAATATGCTATTAAATGGAGATGGGAATGCGACACTTGAAGCTAAACCAGGTTATGGCTCAATTAATACTAAATTTGATATTCAGGGGAATCTGATTGAATTGATTCCACATTTAAACAAAGGTGGTAACTGGGACAAAAGGGCAGACGGAAAAAAAATGATGAAATTTGATGTTGTATTGACTAATCCACCTTTTGGTGAAGACAGAGCATACAGGCCCGAAAGTCAGCAGGATTTTGAAGTGATAGAATGCTTTGAGTTGTGGGAAAAAATTAAGCAAAGAGGATTTGATAAAGATAAGGATGTAACAAAAGGTAAAGGGAAGAATGCTGAAGGACCAAAATGGATTGACCTAGGAGTAGTATTTCTTGAAAATGCATATCGAATTCTCAATGACAATGGGAGAGTTGGTATAGTATTATCAAATTCAATTGCTTCTATCGATCGTTGGTAGGTTGCTAGAGAGTGGCTTATGGATAAAATGAGGATTGTTGCTTTATTTGATCTACCGGCGAATGTGTTTGCAGAAACAGGAGTAAACACAACTCTAATTATTGCCTACAAAGCCAGTAAAAAGGAACTTGAAAAGTTAAAAGCTAATGATTATGAAATCTTCTTTAAAGATATAAATCGGGTAGGCTACGAAATAAAAACCGTAAAGCGAGTTAAAAAATTCGAAAATATCTATAAAATGAATTTTGAGACCTTTGAAATTGAAATTGATAAAGAAGGCAATCCATTACTGGATGAAGAGTTTACGGAAACGCTTCAAGAATTTAAAGAGTGGTGTAAACGTCAAGAAAAAACATTACAAGAATTATTTATAAAGCAGAAGTAAAAATGGGTGTTGTGAAATATAAAGATATTTGTAAAGACAACTTTTTTCTAGCCCCATCTTCATATAAGTGGTTGGTCATCGAATCATTTGTAAATAAGCTGTCAAACAAATATGAAAATGTTTTTAATTCCTTAAAGAGTATTGATGGTTTCGCATTTCCATCTTCTACTTATGTTACTAGATATAAAGATTTAAAAAGGAAAATTCCATTAATTCAAATTGGAAATGTTAATGATAGTGGGTGGGTAATAACAGATAAGATACAGTATGAATATTTACCTGATATTGAAAGAATATCTAGACCGAAGTTTCTATTGAATAATGAATATGTTCTTGTGTCACTTACGGGCGGTGCAGAGTCAGCAAAAAATATCTCAACTTTTTATGCTAATGATTTTGCTGCCTTTTTAAATCAAAGAGTAAGTGCAATTACTACTAAAAAACCAGATGAAAGAAATCTATTATTATATTTTTATGCACTTACAAAACATCATGCATTTCGCTATCAATGGTTAGGGAGAGGAGGTGTCCAAAAAAATACTGTTGCAGATGAAAGAAAAAAAATTTACTTGCCACTAGTTAATTCTCAAGTTGTTGTAAGATATATTGCCGCACTTGTAGAATCATTAATCAACAAAGAAAAAACTATACGCCTTAAATATCATTCAATCTCTAACCTTATATTTAATGAATTAAAATTAAATCAGAAGAGAAATATTTTCGAATACAATTATCCTAAATATAGTGAAGTAAAAAAAATGAATAGAATTGATACAGGAATTTACTCATTATCATTTAAGGAAATTGATTTTCTGATTAAAAATTATCGAAACGGATATTACTGCATTGATAGTTCTAAAATTAAAAGTGGTAATACACCGGATGTTCGCTTTAT
This window encodes:
- a CDS encoding DUF262 domain-containing protein, which produces MEENNNELSIEQTTAELDEVVESNKRNVFTDQGDPEVTSLHQKWKRGRLDVQPDFQRGFVWDIGRASRLIESVLLDIPLPIIYLSQEQDGKEYVIDGQQRLTSFFSFIDGTLPDPQLPFGKEFRLAGLNVFTELSGKYFKDLPEELQEKILYYKIRTITFRKESDQELKFEVFERLNTGSVSLNDQELRNCIYRGKYNDLLWELSQEKIFQELLGIKKPEKRMRDVELVLRFASFYHNTYFNYKSPIKKFLNTEMEKNRNISDKEAAELRIVFKNAITTIKSMLGEHAFKRFYPGDSRSINGYWEPKKFNASLYDILMDSFARRDKNKVYQNLDAIREAYINLMTSDQGFVDSIELSTSSKQAITARFSKWNMVLDEIVNISEREPRLFSLKLKEKLFKANPYCALCNNKISSLDDAAVDHIQQYWKGGQTIPENARLTHRFCNNARERGQEIPTGVHPTGGTVVRRTRRHVERIITIDGDRIHCKNSLGVLVETANWLIRKGKLKPSMCPIRFWTKGQGYLINTTPYHGDGRKFHKGGEKLLNNLYLDKNWPQEKCIRWSKELLNYCGMIPSSYDLDE
- a CDS encoding restriction endonuclease subunit S, whose protein sequence is MGVVKYKDICKDNFFLAPSSYKWLVIESFVNKLSNKYENVFNSLKSIDGFAFPSSTYVTRYKDLKRKIPLIQIGNVNDSGWVITDKIQYEYLPDIERISRPKFLLNNEYVLVSLTGGAESAKNISTFYANDFAAFLNQRVSAITTKKPDERNLLLYFYALTKHHAFRYQWLGRGGVQKNTVADERKKIYLPLVNSQVVVRYIAALVESLINKEKTIRLKYHSISNLIFNELKLNQKRNIFEYNYPKYSEVKKMNRIDTGIYSLSFKEIDFLIKNYRNGYYCIDSSKIKSGNTPDVRFIGKNKELKYRWVTPTTCSDFGFLTDEERINLKGNNNINQDCLLIINRTSRGGRGEYVGISVFYDVEEYGLGHHNQGIYQVFNYSQEELILMTAFLNSKIMREYCACLSVGSKMKEIKSNQFLNIPFPNFPDSVREEIVALFRNPKAMFPKSENSINTFTQLDKEFDNQAGIVELDKMARKINKQLEKVLDQVMSDDIIKTNFDFMED